A portion of the Rubritalea squalenifaciens DSM 18772 genome contains these proteins:
- a CDS encoding PEP-CTERM sorting domain-containing protein — MNNTPILSALLLAGTLAGTEAATISFTFTNDTNLLGSSDQVGAAAYRDDNWNNLITDWSGNNSGQDIVDGDGNVVGDLHSSAGLQVRYDANTNYFTDGANGTADEKLFKRYLDDGGGTGQPYITLSNIANAAQGYTLIVYLASDSANSGADVQLGNYWVQDQQADAGATILSNGGSKISPLLLGDSFTGSYVEASESTAGNYLVFTGLTADSVTIRSERLSDPTRRASIAGFQIVAIPEPSSTALIGLAGLGFILRRRR; from the coding sequence ATGAATAACACTCCAATCCTCTCGGCTCTCCTGCTGGCAGGCACCCTCGCGGGCACCGAAGCCGCCACCATCAGCTTCACCTTCACCAATGACACCAACCTGCTGGGCTCCAGTGACCAGGTGGGCGCTGCCGCCTACCGCGACGACAACTGGAACAACCTGATCACCGACTGGTCCGGTAACAACAGTGGCCAGGACATCGTGGATGGCGACGGCAATGTCGTCGGAGACCTCCACAGCAGCGCAGGCCTGCAGGTCCGCTACGATGCCAACACCAACTACTTCACCGACGGCGCCAATGGCACCGCGGATGAGAAACTTTTCAAACGCTACCTGGACGATGGCGGCGGCACTGGCCAGCCCTACATCACGCTGAGCAACATAGCCAACGCAGCACAGGGATACACCCTGATCGTGTACTTGGCCAGCGACAGCGCCAACAGTGGTGCCGATGTCCAGCTGGGCAACTACTGGGTACAGGACCAGCAGGCAGACGCCGGGGCGACCATCCTCTCCAATGGCGGTTCCAAGATTTCCCCGCTCCTGCTCGGTGATTCCTTCACCGGGAGCTATGTGGAAGCCTCTGAGAGCACCGCGGGCAACTACCTGGTCTTCACCGGTCTCACCGCAGATTCCGTGACTATCCGCAGTGAGCGCCTTAGTGACCCGACGCGACGCGCCAGCATCGCCGGTTTCCAGATCGTGGCGATTCCGGAGCCTAGCAGCACCGCACTCATCGGGCTGGCAGGCCTGGGATTCATCCTGCGCAGACGTCGCTAG
- a CDS encoding S41 family peptidase, whose translation MLGWLLPQVGLSDESENRAKWLRYPAVSPDGANIAFCYRGQIWLVPAAGGYATPLTSGLFYSSHPVWSPDGKRVAFAAKRHGNFDVFVVPVDGGQSVRLTWHSADDVPVSFSVDGAQVQYLSPRLGEVKATAHDSLRGLSPVVKQVYGVPVSGGRPRIISPVPMLNLAWNQAGDKLLYENEPCTLENMWRKHQDSSAARDICLFDPASGTYEQLTQWKGDDRDPQWSADGKSMFWLSERSGSLNIWSRELQGGEPVQVSRHQKWPVRFLSSASDGTLVYAWNGEIWRIPAGSQEGEVVPVFIRQSSLVDGVSVKDVTPEVNEFVISKDGSQAALVAHGEVFVLSMKGDGVRRITNTPQMERMVDFAPDGRGLAYASERGGDWDIIEASLTQEGDASFAGAAPYEEKVLIGGGGDSYAPEYSPQGDKLAYLESRTELRVFDKKSGNSAVAQSGDKTYSYNDGDVLFKWAPDGRWLITQTGFGDEVSLVSAESGKESVNLSNNGFADGNPKMSADGKIALWVSDREGLKSVTFGGAQQDIYAAFLTKKSLDLYKQGIEEDQKKPSEVSSQQEAVLPEVDGLSTRTIRLTPFSSEIAFYQLTPNNKHLIVVANQPNGMAVCYVIDARTLAMRTLFSGPVLPGGAYATDGEVKGVYVCSGGAVHRYDVTSGAKQSVPYRLEMMRDARAEVAGLFEHCWRITEQTFYQKEMHGVNWKEVGDHYRQFLPHLIHWEDVAVLLDEMVGELNASHQAARFHAPATDMDATGSLGVYWDYSHEGEGMKVAHVLANGPSDRSDEAIKKGTIILEVDGHQLGKDESIDKLLNGTVGKELLVRVRSASGEKNLKMRPVSLDVENVLAYERWVLERRGMVDKLSGGRLGYLHLNLMAPVAYKRAYGELFGPCKDKEAVIIDVRSNGGGNLHDQLITLLSGEHDSSLISREGVEIARNPIGRWTKPSCVMVNANSYSDGTVFPVLYQRKKIGPLVGERVPGTGTAVVRDPMINGYMDYGIPELGFRLTDGTFFENMEIVPEVLVQNDPKSIIEGKDLQLEAAVNTLLEKLKEAGASASE comes from the coding sequence ATGCTTGGATGGCTCCTGCCTCAAGTAGGTCTCTCTGATGAGAGTGAAAACCGTGCCAAGTGGTTGCGCTATCCAGCCGTGTCGCCAGATGGTGCGAACATCGCATTTTGTTATCGAGGTCAGATATGGCTGGTTCCTGCGGCAGGAGGTTATGCGACTCCCTTGACCAGTGGACTGTTCTACAGTTCGCACCCGGTTTGGTCACCCGATGGCAAGCGGGTAGCTTTCGCAGCCAAGCGGCATGGGAATTTTGATGTCTTTGTGGTCCCGGTTGATGGTGGCCAGTCCGTAAGGTTGACCTGGCATAGTGCGGATGATGTGCCGGTAAGTTTCTCGGTGGACGGGGCACAGGTGCAGTATCTATCACCACGCTTAGGCGAGGTGAAGGCGACTGCGCATGATTCCTTGCGGGGGCTGAGTCCGGTGGTGAAGCAAGTCTATGGTGTACCTGTGAGTGGGGGGCGGCCACGCATTATTTCCCCGGTACCTATGCTTAATCTGGCCTGGAACCAGGCCGGGGACAAACTGCTCTATGAGAATGAGCCGTGCACCCTGGAGAACATGTGGCGGAAGCACCAGGACTCATCAGCGGCCAGAGATATTTGTCTGTTTGATCCAGCGAGTGGAACCTATGAGCAACTGACGCAGTGGAAGGGAGATGATAGAGATCCCCAGTGGAGTGCAGATGGGAAGTCCATGTTCTGGCTGAGTGAGCGTAGCGGCTCTCTGAATATCTGGAGCAGAGAGCTTCAGGGGGGGGAGCCTGTGCAGGTGAGCCGCCACCAGAAATGGCCGGTACGATTTCTCTCTTCGGCGAGCGACGGGACTTTGGTGTATGCCTGGAATGGTGAAATCTGGCGCATCCCTGCTGGCTCTCAAGAAGGCGAGGTAGTGCCCGTGTTCATCCGTCAGTCAAGTTTGGTGGACGGGGTGAGCGTGAAGGATGTCACGCCGGAGGTGAATGAATTTGTGATTTCCAAGGATGGCTCCCAGGCTGCTTTGGTCGCGCATGGCGAGGTGTTTGTCCTCTCTATGAAAGGGGATGGTGTGCGCCGTATCACGAATACGCCGCAGATGGAGCGCATGGTCGACTTTGCGCCCGATGGCCGGGGACTGGCCTATGCTTCAGAGCGCGGAGGTGATTGGGATATTATCGAGGCCAGCTTGACCCAAGAGGGGGATGCCAGCTTTGCAGGTGCTGCTCCATATGAGGAAAAGGTACTCATTGGAGGCGGTGGAGACAGCTATGCGCCTGAGTACTCGCCTCAAGGGGACAAGCTAGCTTATCTAGAGTCCAGAACGGAGCTCAGGGTGTTTGATAAAAAGTCTGGAAACTCGGCGGTGGCACAGAGTGGAGACAAGACCTATTCCTACAATGATGGAGATGTGCTCTTCAAATGGGCCCCAGATGGCCGATGGCTGATTACTCAGACAGGCTTTGGCGATGAGGTGAGTCTCGTTAGTGCCGAGAGTGGAAAAGAGTCTGTTAATCTGAGTAACAACGGTTTTGCTGACGGCAACCCGAAGATGAGTGCTGATGGGAAGATAGCCCTTTGGGTGAGTGACCGTGAGGGCTTGAAGTCAGTCACTTTCGGTGGCGCCCAGCAGGATATTTATGCCGCCTTCCTGACGAAGAAGAGCTTGGACCTTTATAAACAAGGAATTGAGGAAGATCAGAAAAAGCCATCGGAGGTGAGCTCCCAGCAAGAGGCGGTCTTGCCAGAAGTGGATGGACTCTCTACGCGGACCATCCGTCTGACTCCCTTTTCCAGTGAGATCGCTTTCTACCAGCTTACGCCGAATAATAAGCACCTGATTGTCGTGGCGAACCAGCCTAACGGGATGGCGGTTTGCTATGTGATCGATGCTCGTACTCTGGCTATGAGAACCTTGTTCAGTGGGCCAGTCTTGCCGGGAGGAGCCTATGCTACGGATGGCGAAGTCAAGGGAGTCTATGTCTGTAGTGGAGGTGCCGTACATCGCTATGATGTAACAAGCGGGGCCAAGCAATCCGTGCCTTACAGGCTGGAGATGATGCGTGACGCCCGCGCAGAAGTCGCAGGTTTGTTTGAGCATTGCTGGCGCATTACCGAGCAGACCTTTTACCAGAAGGAAATGCATGGAGTAAACTGGAAGGAGGTCGGCGATCACTATCGTCAGTTCCTTCCTCATCTCATCCACTGGGAAGATGTCGCTGTTTTGTTAGATGAAATGGTGGGGGAGCTGAATGCCTCGCACCAGGCGGCCAGATTCCATGCGCCTGCCACGGATATGGATGCCACTGGCTCACTTGGAGTATACTGGGACTACAGTCATGAGGGTGAGGGGATGAAGGTGGCTCATGTTTTAGCCAATGGCCCATCTGATAGGTCTGATGAAGCGATCAAGAAGGGGACCATCATTCTGGAGGTGGATGGTCACCAGCTCGGGAAAGATGAGTCTATCGACAAGCTGTTGAATGGCACTGTAGGTAAAGAGCTGTTAGTCAGAGTGCGCTCAGCATCAGGAGAGAAGAACCTGAAGATGCGTCCGGTGTCACTTGATGTAGAAAACGTGCTCGCCTATGAGAGGTGGGTTTTGGAGAGGCGGGGCATGGTCGACAAATTATCAGGTGGCCGTCTTGGCTATCTGCACCTCAATTTGATGGCTCCGGTCGCTTACAAACGCGCCTACGGTGAGCTGTTTGGCCCGTGTAAAGACAAGGAGGCGGTAATCATTGATGTACGCTCAAATGGGGGAGGAAATCTCCATGACCAGTTGATCACCTTGCTCTCCGGGGAGCATGATAGTTCACTGATCAGCAGGGAGGGAGTCGAAATCGCACGTAACCCCATTGGGCGCTGGACCAAGCCCAGCTGCGTGATGGTGAACGCGAACTCTTACTCAGATGGTACAGTCTTCCCGGTTCTCTATCAGCGTAAGAAGATTGGTCCATTGGTGGGAGAGCGTGTGCCTGGTACGGGCACGGCTGTGGTACGTGACCCGATGATCAACGGATACATGGACTACGGAATTCCAGAGCTTGGGTTCAGGCTAACCGATGGAACATTCTTTGAAAACATGGAGATTGTCCCAGAGGTTTTGGTTCAAAACGACCCCAAGTCGATCATCGAGGGCAAAGACCTTCAGCTGGAAGCGGCCGTGAACACTTTGCTGGAAAAGTTAAAAGAAGCTGGGGCGTCGGCCTCAGAATAG
- a CDS encoding RNA polymerase sigma factor, with protein sequence MDAQQEQQWIEQSRRGDLQAFEGLVRLHQSWLRGWLRGQLSDWSAADDLAQDTFVTAFRQIRQFRGEGSFPAWLRGIAHNHLRNFIRKKRELLMDGETDLEVLLHEVNEEETEHVALDALKDCLDKVEGGAKNLLELRYVHGHTVREISATTGKGYSALTMKLHRLRDSLRECVESQLEGGKA encoded by the coding sequence ATGGACGCGCAGCAGGAACAGCAGTGGATCGAGCAAAGCCGCCGGGGAGACCTGCAGGCTTTCGAGGGGCTTGTGCGCCTGCATCAATCCTGGCTGAGGGGGTGGCTGCGCGGTCAACTAAGCGACTGGAGCGCTGCCGATGACTTGGCCCAGGATACATTCGTGACAGCCTTCCGGCAGATCAGGCAGTTTCGCGGTGAAGGTTCGTTCCCGGCCTGGCTGAGAGGTATCGCTCATAATCACCTGCGGAATTTCATCCGTAAGAAACGGGAGCTGCTGATGGACGGGGAGACTGATCTGGAAGTCCTGCTGCATGAGGTAAATGAGGAGGAAACGGAGCACGTGGCGCTGGATGCCCTGAAGGATTGCCTGGATAAGGTGGAGGGAGGTGCGAAGAATTTATTAGAGTTGCGCTACGTGCACGGACACACCGTGCGGGAAATTTCCGCGACCACAGGGAAGGGCTATTCGGCCCTGACCATGAAATTACACCGCTTGCGCGATAGTCTGCGCGAATGTGTCGAAAGTCAGTTAGAAGGAGGCAAGGCATGA
- a CDS encoding LamG-like jellyroll fold domain-containing protein: MMSKEEMNKLLALYLEGVATEEEERELLACLQQHPEWQQEARRQMAVHGQLSVLMQDELSEEKFVGGIMQAVEKEDVDQFTEEVRQKIQRGQWLRRALAVAAVIAISLTALVLLQPESVTQSGGSNMASVVRADGVEWAGSQIESGAVLGEGGTVKISKGLLEMDLAGQGRLIVEGPAHLEFPEDGKAVLHHGRVVMRATKQGIGYRIETPLGSVVDLGTEFGVSVEENGVVETHVIDGSVEAFAKGGKGGVKLLKNDAMRFGQDGGEKIQADLGNFYTEMPPSHNGGAGYIHWSFDEGEGITAHSKGKLAKEAPGQGGMTLKVEDEGSLPQWSEGVSSSALSFDGKGAYGESSYRGIGGGKPRSVCFWVKVPKDLKISEGYGLVSWGIHNVEGKAWQIAVNPQPEQGPVGRLRLGLFGGQVVGSTDLRDGQWHHVAVVLYGGTRPDVGTHVLLYLDGKQEKVSRRALQEVLTDVDSPDHGLWVGRNMAYFGNGQGMTGHRFFRGSLDELYIFDYALSAAEVQALMKERQ; encoded by the coding sequence ATGATGTCTAAGGAAGAAATGAACAAGTTGCTCGCACTTTATCTGGAGGGTGTAGCTACGGAGGAGGAAGAGAGAGAGCTGTTAGCTTGTCTGCAGCAGCACCCGGAATGGCAGCAGGAGGCACGGCGTCAGATGGCTGTACATGGCCAGCTCAGTGTCCTGATGCAGGATGAGCTCAGTGAGGAAAAATTTGTGGGAGGCATCATGCAGGCTGTGGAGAAAGAGGATGTAGATCAGTTCACGGAAGAGGTGCGCCAGAAAATCCAGCGTGGTCAGTGGCTGAGGCGTGCACTCGCCGTTGCGGCAGTCATTGCGATTTCCCTGACCGCACTCGTGCTGCTGCAGCCTGAGAGTGTCACTCAGTCAGGTGGATCTAACATGGCCAGCGTTGTTCGAGCTGATGGAGTAGAGTGGGCTGGCAGTCAGATCGAGAGCGGGGCTGTCCTTGGCGAGGGGGGAACCGTCAAAATTTCCAAAGGTTTGCTAGAAATGGATCTCGCTGGGCAAGGCCGTCTGATCGTGGAAGGTCCGGCGCATCTGGAATTCCCAGAGGATGGCAAGGCGGTGCTGCACCATGGCCGTGTGGTGATGCGTGCCACCAAGCAGGGCATCGGCTACCGGATAGAAACTCCGCTGGGTAGCGTGGTGGATCTGGGGACGGAATTTGGTGTTTCCGTGGAGGAAAATGGTGTGGTGGAGACGCACGTGATCGATGGCTCCGTGGAAGCCTTTGCCAAGGGAGGCAAGGGCGGGGTGAAGCTTTTAAAGAATGACGCCATGCGCTTCGGCCAGGATGGTGGCGAGAAGATCCAGGCGGACCTAGGGAACTTCTACACGGAGATGCCGCCATCTCACAACGGAGGTGCTGGCTACATCCATTGGTCCTTTGATGAAGGGGAGGGAATCACCGCTCACTCCAAAGGTAAGCTGGCCAAGGAAGCTCCTGGTCAGGGAGGGATGACGCTCAAGGTGGAGGACGAGGGCAGCCTGCCACAGTGGAGCGAAGGCGTCTCTAGTTCGGCACTTAGCTTCGATGGCAAGGGAGCCTACGGGGAGAGCTCCTACCGTGGTATCGGCGGAGGCAAACCAAGGTCGGTTTGTTTCTGGGTGAAGGTGCCTAAAGATCTGAAAATCAGCGAGGGCTACGGTCTTGTTTCCTGGGGCATTCATAATGTGGAAGGCAAAGCCTGGCAGATCGCCGTCAATCCTCAGCCCGAGCAAGGCCCGGTGGGTAGGCTGCGCCTCGGCCTCTTCGGTGGTCAGGTGGTAGGCTCTACCGATTTACGTGATGGTCAGTGGCACCATGTGGCGGTGGTACTCTACGGTGGCACCCGCCCAGACGTGGGCACCCATGTCTTGCTCTATCTCGATGGTAAACAGGAAAAAGTCTCCCGCCGCGCCCTGCAGGAAGTCCTCACCGATGTGGATAGCCCGGATCACGGACTCTGGGTGGGCCGTAACATGGCCTACTTCGGCAATGGCCAAGGCATGACCGGGCACCGCTTCTTCCGCGGCTCGCTCGATGAGCTCTACATCTTCGACTACGCCCTCAGCGCCGCAGAGGTGCAGGCGCTGATGAAGGAGAGGCAATAG
- a CDS encoding DNRLRE domain-containing protein, giving the protein MNTHSTLYTIALLTSTLSTQAAITISHTAADDVMLRESAATTSQEGSHRNLIGGQGATGEFVTLYRFDLSDLYSTYGASGATINSVSFDLGDAMKYSGIDSTTTIELRAYDFDFDAATATWNNPTGSGSDTTSGGTLGTILATLTISNTDAEGSFVFTSSPEFTNYLQTIYDNGDSTVMFRASSDLATVTNNGFIRSDDGAVQGDGLGSVVIDATAVPEPSSSALLGLAGLGLILRRRR; this is encoded by the coding sequence ATGAACACACACTCTACACTATACACAATAGCGCTACTCACCAGTACACTCAGCACCCAAGCCGCGATCACCATCAGCCACACTGCGGCGGATGACGTCATGCTGCGCGAGTCCGCTGCGACGACAAGCCAAGAAGGCAGCCATCGCAACCTAATCGGCGGCCAGGGCGCCACCGGTGAGTTCGTCACCCTCTACCGCTTTGACCTGAGCGATCTCTACAGCACCTATGGAGCCAGCGGCGCGACAATCAACAGCGTCTCCTTCGACCTGGGTGATGCCATGAAATATTCAGGCATCGACTCTACCACCACCATCGAGCTGCGCGCCTACGACTTCGACTTCGACGCCGCGACCGCCACCTGGAACAACCCTACCGGAAGCGGCAGTGATACCACGTCTGGCGGCACTCTAGGCACCATTCTTGCGACCCTGACAATTTCCAATACTGACGCCGAAGGAAGCTTCGTCTTCACCTCGAGCCCTGAATTCACGAACTACCTGCAAACCATCTACGACAATGGCGACAGCACGGTCATGTTCCGCGCCTCCTCTGACCTCGCCACGGTGACAAACAACGGCTTCATTCGTAGTGATGACGGCGCGGTTCAAGGAGATGGCCTGGGCTCCGTGGTGATCGATGCCACCGCCGTTCCTGAGCCGAGTTCCAGCGCCCTGCTCGGTCTGGCAGGTCTTGGCCTGATCCTCAGACGCCGCCGCTAG
- a CDS encoding FAD-dependent oxidoreductase gives MQTSHYSRRQFLGHAGATALGLLASSRAFGKNTPSDGSFVFLEAEGFTDHGGWELDQQSMDQMGSPYLLAHGLGRPVNDATTKATFPSTGKYRIWVRTRDWVAPWKAPGAPGKFQVLLDGKPVKETFGTKNAEWHWHDGGTVDISDKDTTVSLHDLTGFEGRCEAILFCKDTSFTPTNDVKALEKFRRKLLGLSDTPADGGEYEFVVVGAGLAGVCAAISAARHGVKVALIQDRPVLGGNASSEVRVWPEGHINQKPYTHIGDIVKEILTDLPKTGSMNGKHAKFFDDEKKMGVVTKEPNITLLTNYRAISTQKKGERISSVVIQSTLTGERKLVKGTLFADCTGDAVVGYQAGADYEYSVGNNMGMTNLWRPMDAAKEENVLKCECKDKDALTADFQEGKTEQPFPRCPWAIDLSDKPFPGRKNFRGQWGGSNPLNNLGGWFWESGFDKDMVEDTEIIRDLNFRAMYGAWDTLKNVDGMYPNHRLEWAAFIAGKRESRRLMGDVVLTADDFRQGKQWEDPAFPCSWHIDLHVPHEKFDDELKGQEFISKATAGKEYSYKGPYWAPYRTLYSRNIENLFMAGRDISVSKDGLGPVRVMRTTGMMGETVGKAAALCIKHQANPRGIYQKHLDELKKLMQQPGSERSA, from the coding sequence ATGCAAACATCTCACTATTCCAGACGCCAGTTTCTCGGGCACGCGGGAGCCACCGCTCTCGGCCTGCTCGCCTCCAGCCGTGCCTTCGGGAAAAATACTCCATCGGACGGTTCCTTTGTCTTCCTCGAAGCAGAAGGTTTCACCGATCACGGCGGTTGGGAGCTGGACCAGCAGTCCATGGACCAGATGGGATCGCCCTATCTGCTGGCTCATGGTCTGGGCCGTCCCGTCAATGACGCCACCACCAAAGCCACCTTCCCGAGTACAGGCAAATACCGGATCTGGGTGCGCACCCGCGACTGGGTAGCGCCGTGGAAGGCACCGGGCGCACCGGGCAAGTTCCAGGTCTTGCTGGACGGAAAGCCTGTGAAAGAAACCTTTGGTACCAAGAATGCCGAGTGGCACTGGCACGATGGCGGCACCGTAGACATTTCCGACAAAGACACCACCGTCTCCCTGCACGACCTGACAGGATTCGAAGGCCGCTGCGAGGCTATCCTCTTCTGCAAGGACACCAGCTTCACGCCGACCAATGATGTGAAGGCGCTGGAGAAGTTCCGCCGTAAGCTGCTGGGTCTTTCAGACACACCAGCCGATGGAGGAGAGTATGAATTCGTTGTCGTAGGTGCGGGCCTGGCCGGCGTGTGCGCTGCCATCTCCGCTGCGCGCCATGGAGTCAAGGTAGCCCTGATCCAGGACCGCCCGGTCCTCGGCGGCAATGCCAGCTCTGAGGTACGCGTCTGGCCGGAGGGTCACATCAATCAAAAGCCTTACACACACATCGGGGACATCGTGAAGGAAATCCTCACCGACCTCCCCAAGACCGGCTCGATGAATGGCAAGCACGCCAAGTTCTTTGACGATGAGAAGAAGATGGGGGTAGTGACCAAAGAGCCAAACATCACCCTGCTCACCAACTACCGGGCCATATCCACCCAGAAGAAGGGCGAGCGCATCAGCTCCGTGGTGATCCAGAGCACGCTCACGGGCGAGCGTAAGCTGGTGAAGGGCACTCTCTTTGCCGACTGCACCGGCGACGCCGTGGTCGGCTACCAGGCGGGTGCGGACTACGAATACTCCGTGGGCAATAACATGGGCATGACCAATCTCTGGCGCCCGATGGATGCGGCCAAGGAGGAAAACGTCCTGAAGTGCGAGTGCAAGGACAAGGACGCCCTCACCGCCGACTTCCAGGAAGGCAAGACCGAACAGCCCTTCCCGCGCTGCCCCTGGGCGATCGATCTCAGTGACAAGCCCTTCCCCGGCCGCAAGAACTTCCGTGGCCAATGGGGCGGTAGCAACCCGCTCAACAATCTCGGCGGCTGGTTCTGGGAAAGCGGCTTCGACAAGGACATGGTGGAGGATACCGAGATCATCCGCGACCTCAACTTCCGCGCCATGTACGGCGCCTGGGATACCCTCAAAAACGTGGACGGCATGTACCCGAACCACCGCCTGGAGTGGGCTGCCTTCATCGCCGGCAAGCGCGAATCCCGCCGCCTGATGGGAGACGTGGTCCTCACCGCCGATGACTTCCGCCAGGGCAAGCAATGGGAGGATCCCGCTTTCCCCTGCTCCTGGCACATCGACCTCCACGTGCCGCATGAAAAATTCGATGACGAACTGAAGGGCCAGGAATTCATTTCCAAAGCCACCGCGGGCAAGGAATACAGCTACAAGGGTCCCTACTGGGCACCCTACCGCACGCTCTACTCCCGCAATATCGAGAACCTCTTCATGGCTGGCCGGGACATCTCCGTCTCCAAGGACGGGCTGGGCCCCGTCCGCGTAATGCGCACCACCGGCATGATGGGTGAAACCGTGGGCAAGGCGGCCGCCCTCTGCATCAAGCACCAGGCCAACCCGCGCGGCATCTACCAGAAACATCTGGATGAGCTGAAGAAGCTCATGCAGCAGCCGGGCAGCGAGCGCAGCGCCTGA